One window of Microbacterium sp. Root61 genomic DNA carries:
- the leuA gene encoding 2-isopropylmalate synthase, whose protein sequence is MENTQKPSGMPIHKYRPYHEQLTVSLPDRTWPDARITKAPRWCAVDLRDGNQALIDPMSPERKRIMFDLLVSMGYKEIEVGFPSASQTDFDFVRHLIEENAIPDDVTIQVLTQAREELIARTFESVKGAKQAIVHLYNSTSVLQRDVVFRTDKQGIIDIAVQGARWCKQYEETVPETAIYYEYSPESYTGTELEFAAEVCNKVMEIFVPTAERKVILNLPSTVEMSTPNVYADSIEWMSRHLNHRENVIISLHPHNDRGTAIAAAELGYMAGADRIEGCLFGNGERTGNVDLVALGINMLTQGVDPQIDFSDIDHVKRTAEYCNQLPVHERSPWAGDLVFTAFSGSHQDAIKKGFEAMEARAAAEGVTVDEIAWGVPYLPIDPKDLGRSYEAVIRVNSQSGKGGVAYLLKADHALDLPRRLQIDFSGVVQAKTDAEGGEVSSDQIWAIFTDEYLPSDVEEDRWGRFELLSTRSTSDMSGDVQLDVTLRDGETTAAATGNGNGPVAAFLEILRQHGFDVAVYDYVEHALSAGGDAQAAAYVELQVDGERLWGVGIDGDISTASLKAIVSGVNRAIRTRERAGSLASV, encoded by the coding sequence ATGGAGAACACCCAGAAGCCCTCCGGTATGCCGATCCACAAGTACCGGCCGTACCACGAGCAGCTCACCGTCTCACTGCCCGACCGCACCTGGCCGGACGCCCGCATCACGAAGGCCCCGCGCTGGTGCGCGGTAGACCTGCGTGACGGCAACCAGGCACTCATCGACCCGATGAGCCCGGAGCGCAAGCGGATCATGTTCGATCTGCTCGTGAGCATGGGCTACAAGGAGATCGAGGTCGGCTTCCCGTCGGCGAGCCAGACGGACTTCGACTTCGTGCGGCACCTGATCGAAGAGAACGCGATTCCGGACGACGTCACCATCCAGGTGCTGACCCAGGCCCGCGAAGAGCTCATCGCCCGCACCTTCGAGTCCGTCAAGGGTGCGAAGCAGGCGATCGTGCACCTGTACAACTCGACGAGCGTGCTGCAGCGCGATGTGGTGTTCCGCACCGACAAGCAGGGGATCATCGACATCGCCGTGCAGGGCGCGCGCTGGTGCAAGCAGTACGAGGAGACGGTCCCCGAGACCGCGATCTACTACGAGTACTCGCCCGAGAGCTACACCGGCACCGAGCTCGAGTTCGCCGCCGAGGTGTGCAACAAGGTCATGGAGATCTTCGTCCCGACCGCGGAGCGCAAGGTCATCCTGAACCTGCCTTCGACGGTCGAGATGTCGACCCCGAACGTCTACGCCGACTCGATCGAGTGGATGTCGCGTCACCTCAACCACCGCGAGAACGTCATCATCTCGCTGCACCCGCACAACGACCGCGGCACCGCGATCGCTGCGGCCGAGCTCGGCTACATGGCCGGCGCGGATCGCATCGAGGGATGCCTCTTCGGCAACGGTGAGCGCACCGGCAACGTCGACCTGGTCGCGCTGGGCATCAACATGCTGACGCAGGGCGTCGACCCGCAGATCGACTTCAGCGACATCGATCACGTCAAGCGCACGGCGGAGTACTGCAACCAGCTGCCGGTGCACGAGCGCAGCCCGTGGGCCGGCGACCTGGTCTTCACCGCGTTCAGCGGTTCGCACCAGGACGCCATCAAGAAGGGCTTCGAGGCCATGGAGGCCCGCGCGGCCGCCGAGGGTGTCACGGTCGACGAGATCGCGTGGGGCGTGCCCTACCTGCCGATCGACCCGAAGGACCTGGGTCGCTCGTACGAGGCCGTCATCCGCGTCAACTCGCAGTCCGGCAAGGGCGGTGTCGCGTACCTGCTGAAGGCGGACCACGCGCTCGATCTGCCGCGCCGCCTGCAGATCGACTTCTCCGGCGTCGTGCAGGCCAAGACGGATGCCGAGGGCGGCGAGGTCTCGAGCGACCAGATCTGGGCGATCTTCACCGACGAGTACCTGCCGTCCGATGTCGAAGAGGACCGCTGGGGCCGCTTCGAGCTGCTGTCCACGCGCAGCACGAGCGACATGTCCGGCGACGTCCAGCTCGATGTCACCCTGCGTGACGGCGAGACGACGGCCGCGGCAACCGGCAACGGCAACGGACCGGTCGCCGCGTTCCTGGAGATCCTGCGCCAGCACGGCTTCGACGTCGCGGTGTACGACTACGTCGAGCACGCCCTCAGCGCCGGTGGCGACGCGCAGGCGGCCGCCTACGTCGAGCTGCAGGTCGACGGTGAGCGCCTGTGGGGCGTCGGCATCGACGGCGACATCTCGACCGCGTCGCTCAAGGCGATCGTGTCGGGCGTGAACCGTGCGATCCGCACGCGCGAGCGCGCCGGCAGCCTCGCCTCGGTCTAA
- a CDS encoding MarR family winged helix-turn-helix transcriptional regulator yields MSHPPLLDQLIALTTMLQQDQDRELSALGLTQSRTHALWILHHRGPSMQRDIADAMAVTPRHVTTLVDELVDAGLVLRREHPHDRRAVLVGLTERGISLMEQMALDHAHLDAALSAGMTAAERSALQRALEHVTTRLQAEIEAAHPSTDNLAP; encoded by the coding sequence ATGTCCCATCCGCCGCTCTTGGATCAGTTGATCGCCCTGACGACGATGCTGCAGCAGGACCAGGACCGCGAGTTGAGCGCACTCGGGCTGACCCAGAGTCGCACCCACGCGCTGTGGATCCTGCACCACCGCGGCCCGAGCATGCAGCGGGACATCGCCGATGCGATGGCGGTCACCCCACGTCACGTCACGACCCTGGTCGACGAGCTGGTGGATGCCGGGCTCGTGCTCCGCCGCGAGCACCCGCATGATCGGCGCGCCGTCCTGGTCGGACTGACGGAGCGCGGCATCTCGCTGATGGAGCAGATGGCACTCGACCACGCCCACCTCGACGCCGCGCTGTCCGCAGGCATGACGGCTGCCGAGCGCTCCGCCCTGCAACGCGCGCTGGAGCACGTCACCACTCGCCTGCAAGCCGAGATCGAGGCCGCGCACCCTTCGACCGACAACCTCGCACCATGA
- a CDS encoding glutathione peroxidase has protein sequence MTTPVQTSLRDIPFAAADGSETTLADFGDKVLLVVNVASKCGLTPQYEQLEQLQREYGDRGFSVVGFPCNQFMGQEPGSMDDILEYCSTTWGVSFPVVDKVKVNGGKAAPLYKALKKAEDAEGNHGPILWNFEKFVLTPEGVVHRFRPNVKPDDAAIVRVIEESLPA, from the coding sequence ATGACAACGCCTGTCCAGACCTCGCTTCGAGACATCCCCTTCGCCGCGGCAGACGGGAGTGAGACGACGCTCGCCGATTTCGGCGACAAGGTACTCCTCGTCGTCAACGTGGCCTCGAAGTGCGGGCTCACCCCGCAGTACGAGCAGCTCGAGCAGTTGCAGCGCGAGTACGGTGACCGCGGATTCTCCGTCGTCGGGTTCCCCTGCAACCAGTTCATGGGGCAGGAGCCGGGCTCGATGGACGACATCCTGGAGTACTGCTCGACGACGTGGGGCGTCTCCTTCCCCGTCGTCGACAAGGTGAAGGTCAACGGCGGCAAGGCCGCGCCGCTCTACAAGGCGCTCAAGAAGGCGGAGGATGCCGAGGGCAACCACGGTCCGATCCTGTGGAACTTCGAGAAGTTCGTGCTGACGCCCGAAGGCGTCGTGCACCGGTTCCGCCCGAACGTGAAGCCCGATGACGCCGCGATCGTGCGCGTCATCGAAGAGAGCCTGCCGGCCTGA
- a CDS encoding isoprenyl transferase — protein sequence MSPKPFTHRDAEPYRPIDWTGITPPVFPPGAVPGHVAIVMDGNGRWANRRGLTRVEGHKAGEAALLDVVAGAIQAGVKHLSVYAFSTENWSRSPDEVRFLMGFNRDVLHRRRDQLNEWGVRVRWSGRKPRLWGSVIKELQVAERLTADNDVLTLTMCVNYGGRVELVDAMRSIGDDIAAGRLRSSAITEKLIRKRLYQPDMPDVDLFVRSSGEQRTSNFLLWESAYAEFVFLDTLWPDFSRVDLWEAIRLYLDRDRRFGGAVDVPAL from the coding sequence GTGAGTCCGAAACCGTTCACGCATCGGGATGCCGAGCCCTATCGGCCGATCGATTGGACGGGCATCACGCCACCGGTCTTCCCGCCGGGCGCGGTCCCCGGTCACGTCGCAATCGTGATGGACGGCAACGGCCGATGGGCGAACCGGCGCGGCCTGACCCGCGTCGAGGGGCACAAAGCCGGCGAGGCCGCGCTGCTCGACGTGGTCGCAGGCGCCATCCAGGCGGGTGTGAAGCATCTGTCGGTCTACGCCTTCTCGACCGAGAACTGGTCGCGGTCGCCCGACGAGGTCCGCTTCCTGATGGGGTTCAACCGGGATGTGCTGCACCGACGACGCGATCAGCTCAACGAGTGGGGCGTCCGCGTCCGCTGGTCCGGTCGCAAGCCGCGCCTGTGGGGCTCGGTGATCAAGGAGCTCCAGGTCGCCGAACGGCTGACCGCCGACAACGATGTGCTCACCCTGACGATGTGCGTCAACTACGGCGGGCGCGTCGAGCTCGTCGACGCGATGCGCTCGATCGGTGACGACATCGCGGCCGGGCGCCTCAGGTCCTCGGCCATCACCGAGAAGCTCATCCGGAAGCGGCTCTATCAGCCGGACATGCCGGATGTGGACCTGTTCGTGCGCTCCAGCGGTGAGCAGCGCACCTCGAACTTCCTGCTGTGGGAGTCCGCGTACGCCGAGTTCGTGTTCCTGGACACGCTGTGGCCGGACTTCAGCCGCGTCGACCTCTGGGAGGCGATCCGGCTGTACCTCGACCGCGACCGGCGCTTCGGCGGCGCCGTGGACGTGCCCGCCCTCTGA
- a CDS encoding YrhK family protein: protein MTRDRNTRLRREAWGFAVGSILFALGAVPFYAQAVGTVVQNLTFFVGAIFFTLAAFVQLVLSGRRPPRRGADRATLADWWAAAVQFVGTLFFNISTTEALITAMNEDARVGSGWRPDAIGSICFLVASALAVVATTERDRLWDPSARTWRCSWLNMAGSVFFGASAIGAYVVPETSDLVSLFWANAGTFLGALCFLAAALLSRRDIPQDAAPTAATI, encoded by the coding sequence ATGACGCGCGACCGCAACACCCGCCTGCGACGTGAGGCGTGGGGCTTCGCGGTCGGATCGATCCTCTTCGCCCTCGGCGCCGTTCCGTTCTACGCACAGGCGGTGGGCACCGTCGTGCAGAACCTGACGTTCTTCGTGGGCGCGATCTTCTTCACCCTGGCGGCGTTCGTCCAGCTGGTGCTGAGCGGACGGCGTCCGCCGCGCCGCGGCGCCGATCGCGCGACTCTCGCCGACTGGTGGGCGGCCGCGGTGCAGTTCGTCGGCACGCTGTTCTTCAACATCAGCACGACGGAAGCGCTCATCACCGCGATGAACGAGGACGCCCGCGTGGGCAGCGGGTGGCGCCCCGACGCCATCGGCTCGATCTGCTTCCTCGTGGCCAGCGCCCTCGCCGTGGTCGCCACGACCGAACGCGACCGACTGTGGGACCCGTCCGCGCGCACATGGAGATGCAGCTGGCTCAACATGGCCGGATCGGTCTTCTTCGGGGCATCCGCCATCGGCGCGTACGTGGTGCCCGAGACCTCGGACCTGGTCAGCCTGTTCTGGGCGAACGCGGGCACGTTCCTCGGGGCGCTCTGCTTCCTCGCGGCCGCATTGCTGAGTCGGCGCGACATCCCGCAGGATGCCGCGCCGACTGCTGCAACGATTTAG
- the dusB gene encoding tRNA dihydrouridine synthase DusB codes for MTTAVSTASPLRIGPITLDAPVVLAPMAGITNTAFRRLCREYGAGLYVSEMITSRALVERNDTTMRLIRHHESETPRSIQLYGVDPKTMADAVRILVEEDHADHIDLNFGCPVPKVTRKGGGAALPWKLGLFRDIVTQTVQAAGDIPLTVKMRKGIDTDHLTFLDAGRIAEDAGVAAVALHARTASEFYSGTADWDAITALKQAVTSVPVLGNGDIWAAEDAQRMMDETGCDGVVVGRGCLGRPWLFGDLARALGGPGAAPAAPVDATLGFVAQAFRRHAELLVEFFDDEGRGCRDIRKHVAWYFKGYPVGGDIRAALATASTLVEIDELLAQLDLDAPYPGAAAEGQRGRAGTPKRPALPDGWLDSRELGVAASTILREAELDTSGG; via the coding sequence ATGACCACCGCCGTTTCCACCGCATCACCACTGCGCATCGGGCCCATCACGCTCGATGCGCCGGTCGTGCTGGCGCCGATGGCGGGCATCACCAACACCGCCTTCCGTCGACTCTGCCGCGAGTACGGTGCGGGCCTCTACGTCAGCGAGATGATCACTTCTCGCGCGCTCGTCGAGCGCAACGACACGACGATGCGCCTCATCCGCCATCACGAATCCGAGACCCCGCGCTCCATCCAGCTCTACGGGGTTGACCCGAAGACGATGGCGGATGCCGTGCGCATCCTCGTCGAAGAGGACCACGCCGATCACATCGATCTGAACTTCGGATGCCCCGTGCCCAAGGTCACCCGCAAGGGCGGCGGCGCGGCACTGCCCTGGAAGCTCGGTCTCTTCCGTGACATCGTCACCCAGACAGTCCAGGCCGCCGGTGACATCCCGCTGACCGTCAAGATGCGCAAGGGCATCGACACCGACCACTTGACATTCCTGGATGCCGGCCGCATCGCGGAGGACGCCGGGGTCGCCGCGGTCGCGCTGCACGCGCGGACCGCCTCCGAGTTCTACTCCGGCACCGCTGACTGGGATGCGATCACGGCCCTCAAGCAGGCCGTGACCAGCGTCCCGGTGCTCGGCAACGGCGACATCTGGGCCGCGGAAGACGCCCAGCGGATGATGGACGAGACCGGGTGCGACGGCGTCGTGGTCGGACGCGGCTGCCTCGGCCGTCCCTGGCTGTTCGGCGATCTCGCCCGCGCCCTCGGCGGACCGGGTGCTGCTCCCGCGGCACCGGTCGACGCCACCCTCGGCTTCGTCGCCCAGGCGTTCCGCCGTCACGCCGAGCTCCTGGTCGAGTTCTTCGACGACGAGGGCCGCGGATGCCGCGACATCCGCAAGCACGTCGCCTGGTACTTCAAGGGGTACCCGGTCGGCGGCGACATCCGCGCCGCACTCGCGACCGCCTCGACCCTGGTCGAGATCGACGAGCTGCTCGCGCAGCTCGACCTGGACGCGCCGTACCCCGGCGCCGCTGCGGAGGGTCAGCGCGGACGCGCCGGCACACCCAAGCGCCCGGCGCTGCCGGACGGCTGGCTGGACTCGCGCGAACTCGGGGTCGCGGCATCCACGATCCTTCGCGAAGCGGAGCTCGATACCAGTGGTGGCTGA
- a CDS encoding deoxyguanosinetriphosphate triphosphohydrolase — MPVVAEHAAAVGVAQGRPTGYTDTDAARFQNESHRSQRDDFARDRARVLHSAALRRLAAKTQVLSPASPADFARNRLTHSLEVAQVGRELATALLLSPDVVDTACLSHDLGHPPFGHNGERALNDWAEDIGGFEGNAQTLRIISRLEPKVFGENGESYGLNLTRASLDATCKYPWTADHPVPDPGGRLKFGVYPDDEPVFHWMREGAPGRVRCIEAEVMDLSDDIAYSVHDFEDAVVNGYLDPAQLIAPDEHESLLTAIQTWVGYDFAREELEEALFRLTRLPEWITRFDSTRVDLAGLKNLTSDLIGRFARAATTATREAYPSTVLTRYSAHVIVPRVVEAEMAVLKGIIGAVVVSIDGRKELYKEQRRLLKRLATALWDSPQDLDPLHAVDFATADSDAARRRVVVDQVASLTDQHAIAWHGRLVGEVDAASVGVWAPGSKPAVRTAP; from the coding sequence ATACCAGTGGTGGCTGAGCACGCGGCCGCGGTCGGCGTGGCGCAGGGCCGGCCCACCGGGTACACCGACACCGATGCCGCCCGGTTCCAGAACGAGAGCCACCGCTCGCAGCGCGACGACTTCGCGCGCGACCGCGCCCGGGTGCTGCACTCGGCCGCGCTCCGGCGCCTCGCCGCCAAGACCCAGGTGCTGAGCCCGGCCAGCCCCGCCGACTTCGCCCGCAATCGCCTCACGCACTCGCTCGAGGTCGCCCAGGTCGGTCGCGAGCTGGCAACGGCCCTGCTGCTGTCGCCGGACGTCGTCGACACGGCCTGCCTCAGCCACGACCTCGGGCATCCGCCGTTCGGGCACAACGGCGAACGGGCGCTGAACGACTGGGCCGAAGACATCGGCGGGTTCGAGGGCAATGCCCAGACGCTGCGGATCATCAGCCGCCTCGAGCCGAAGGTGTTCGGCGAGAACGGGGAGAGCTACGGGCTCAACCTGACGCGCGCGAGCCTCGACGCGACCTGCAAGTACCCGTGGACGGCGGATCATCCGGTTCCGGATCCCGGCGGCCGCCTCAAGTTCGGCGTGTATCCCGACGACGAGCCCGTCTTCCACTGGATGCGCGAGGGCGCGCCCGGCCGGGTGCGCTGCATCGAGGCCGAGGTCATGGATCTCTCCGACGACATCGCGTACTCGGTGCACGACTTCGAGGACGCGGTCGTCAACGGCTACCTCGATCCTGCGCAGCTGATCGCCCCCGACGAGCACGAGTCGCTGCTGACGGCGATCCAGACGTGGGTCGGCTACGACTTCGCCCGCGAGGAGCTCGAGGAGGCCCTGTTCCGGCTGACGCGGCTCCCCGAGTGGATCACCCGGTTCGACAGCACCCGTGTCGACCTGGCGGGATTGAAGAACCTCACGTCGGACCTCATCGGACGCTTCGCACGCGCCGCGACGACCGCGACCCGCGAGGCCTATCCCAGCACCGTCCTGACGCGCTACAGCGCTCACGTGATCGTGCCCCGCGTGGTCGAGGCCGAGATGGCGGTGCTCAAGGGAATCATCGGTGCGGTGGTCGTCTCGATCGACGGGCGCAAGGAGCTCTACAAGGAGCAGCGCCGGTTGCTCAAGCGCCTCGCGACGGCGCTGTGGGACAGCCCGCAGGACCTCGACCCGCTGCACGCCGTCGACTTCGCGACCGCGGATTCGGATGCCGCACGTCGCCGCGTCGTCGTCGACCAGGTCGCCAGCCTCACGGATCAGCACGCGATCGCGTGGCACGGGCGTCTCGTCGGCGAGGTGGACGCGGCATCCGTCGGCGTCTGGGCGCCGGGTTCCAAGCCCGCCGTGCGGACGGCGCCCTGA
- a CDS encoding DsbA family oxidoreductase has protein sequence MTNAIKIDVWSDIACPWCYIGKRNLEKGLAEVSADEDAPVIEVTYHSFELSPDTPVDFVGGEGEYLAQHKGISTESAKQMLDQVTGVAAAAGLEYRFDLLKHTNTVKAHELLHFAKENGRQLELAERLMSAYFTEGRHVGREDDLVELAVDAGLDADAAREALQSGRYLDAVRADQDQARAYGINGVPFFVVDGKYGVSGAQPAEAFAQIARQVWAEHREGAESPVA, from the coding sequence ATGACGAATGCCATCAAGATCGACGTGTGGAGTGACATCGCCTGCCCCTGGTGCTACATCGGGAAGCGAAACCTGGAGAAGGGGCTGGCCGAGGTCTCGGCCGACGAGGACGCCCCCGTGATCGAGGTGACGTACCACTCGTTCGAACTGTCGCCGGATACCCCGGTGGACTTCGTCGGCGGCGAGGGCGAGTACCTCGCGCAGCACAAGGGCATCTCGACCGAATCGGCCAAGCAGATGCTCGACCAGGTCACCGGCGTCGCCGCGGCAGCGGGTCTCGAGTATCGCTTCGACCTGCTCAAGCACACGAACACCGTGAAGGCGCACGAGCTGCTGCACTTCGCGAAGGAGAACGGCCGTCAGCTCGAGCTGGCGGAGCGTCTGATGTCGGCCTACTTCACCGAGGGACGCCACGTCGGTCGCGAGGACGACCTCGTCGAGCTGGCCGTCGATGCCGGACTGGACGCGGATGCCGCGCGCGAGGCGCTGCAGAGCGGTCGCTACCTCGACGCGGTCCGCGCCGATCAGGATCAGGCGCGCGCCTACGGCATCAACGGCGTGCCGTTCTTCGTCGTCGACGGCAAGTACGGCGTCAGCGGTGCGCAGCCCGCCGAGGCGTTCGCGCAGATCGCCCGTCAGGTCTGGGCCGAGCACCGCGAAGGCGCGGAGTCACCCGTCGCGTAG
- the recO gene encoding DNA repair protein RecO, protein MPTYRDEVVILRTHKLGEADRILTMLSRRHGKIRAVAKGVRRTSSRFGSRLEPFMVADVQLYEGRSLDIVQQAESLGSYGADIVVHYDRYTSASAMVEAADRLNEAEATAQQYLLLVGGLRALARGEHASRSILDSYLLRAMALSGWAPGLVECARCGAPGPHSAFVAQLGGMICHDCAPVGSARIDGATTGLLTALMSGEWDDVDAAPRGATSAASGLIAAYAQWHLERGIRSLEHVEAAQ, encoded by the coding sequence GTGCCCACTTATCGCGACGAGGTCGTGATTCTGCGCACCCACAAGCTGGGTGAGGCGGATCGCATCCTCACCATGCTCAGCCGCCGCCACGGCAAGATCCGGGCGGTCGCCAAGGGCGTGCGGCGCACCTCCTCGCGGTTCGGGTCGCGGTTGGAGCCGTTCATGGTCGCCGATGTCCAGCTCTACGAGGGACGCTCGCTCGACATCGTGCAGCAGGCCGAGTCGCTCGGCTCCTACGGTGCCGACATCGTCGTGCACTACGACCGCTACACCTCCGCCAGCGCCATGGTCGAAGCCGCCGATCGCCTCAACGAGGCCGAAGCCACGGCGCAGCAGTACCTGCTGCTGGTGGGCGGCCTCCGCGCCCTGGCACGGGGCGAGCACGCCTCCCGCAGCATCCTGGACTCCTATCTGCTCCGCGCGATGGCGCTCTCGGGGTGGGCGCCCGGCCTCGTCGAATGCGCCCGCTGCGGCGCGCCCGGCCCGCACAGCGCGTTCGTCGCGCAGCTGGGCGGCATGATCTGCCACGACTGCGCCCCGGTCGGGTCCGCGCGCATCGACGGCGCGACCACGGGCCTGCTCACGGCGTTGATGTCGGGGGAGTGGGACGACGTGGATGCGGCGCCGCGCGGTGCGACCTCCGCGGCATCCGGACTGATCGCGGCCTACGCGCAGTGGCATCTGGAACGCGGCATCCGTTCGCTCGAGCACGTAGAGGCGGCACAGTGA
- a CDS encoding trimeric intracellular cation channel family protein, whose amino-acid sequence MDEPLFVIPLWADLIAVGLGGIQGALFASGFRGERRLDMLGVAIIGIVMGMGGGLIRDLLLNVPLTTLQSNWYLLTATGAALFGMLLAGVFQRLNAVIVVLDAVVIGLFGAFGTSKALGLGMPLVPAVFVGVCAAVGGGILRDVMMGLPVAIMHVGSLYAVAAGAGCLVLAGSHTLGLPLVAAAIIGASVTAVIRILAVIFDLSLPEQRMLYRRKVAAETTAIPIIKT is encoded by the coding sequence GTGGACGAGCCGCTCTTCGTGATCCCCCTCTGGGCCGACCTCATCGCCGTGGGCCTCGGCGGCATCCAGGGCGCCCTGTTCGCGTCCGGGTTCCGCGGTGAGCGGCGACTCGACATGCTCGGCGTCGCGATCATCGGCATCGTGATGGGCATGGGCGGAGGACTCATCCGCGACCTGCTGCTGAACGTGCCGCTGACGACGCTGCAGAGCAATTGGTATCTGCTCACGGCCACGGGCGCAGCGTTGTTCGGGATGCTCCTGGCCGGCGTCTTCCAGCGTCTCAACGCGGTCATCGTCGTCCTCGACGCCGTCGTCATCGGCTTGTTCGGAGCATTCGGCACCAGCAAGGCGCTCGGGCTCGGCATGCCGCTCGTACCCGCAGTCTTCGTCGGCGTCTGCGCCGCGGTCGGCGGCGGCATCCTGCGCGATGTGATGATGGGGCTCCCGGTCGCCATCATGCACGTCGGCTCGCTCTACGCGGTCGCGGCGGGAGCGGGATGCCTCGTCCTGGCCGGCAGCCACACACTCGGTCTCCCGCTCGTCGCGGCGGCGATCATCGGTGCGAGCGTCACCGCCGTCATCCGCATCCTCGCCGTCATCTTCGACCTGTCCCTGCCCGAGCAGCGGATGCTGTACCGGCGCAAGGTGGCCGCCGAAACCACGGCGATTCCGATCATCAAGACCTGA
- a CDS encoding PIG-L deacetylase family protein — MSSALVGRRRARALAMLTLPVALMLLAGCVPGPGASAATPSASATQTPTPTPTPTPTLTPTPTPVVVTGPLDTPCSGPSTTMSVWAHYDDDLLFLGSRIGDAIRAGGCVRTVFLTGGDAGRGMDYANGRERGIMRAYDVMRGAATPWAATDITLATGAPVVVWQPADDPRISLVFLHLPDGNLNGQGFPTTGEVSLAKLASDKILTLPNLYGSAQLSWSQIVSSIAELMTDFHPTATYTHVPGGAQKWAKGDHADHAITGVIGRAAWQQAGLPAESVSYVIGYQSAGYPVNVTGEELSRKIAAFRSYAADDSVVVGCTDDATCLAMPRFGQWLQRQYMRSEAELWVG; from the coding sequence GTGAGCTCCGCTCTCGTGGGACGTCGGCGTGCGCGCGCGCTGGCGATGCTGACACTGCCGGTCGCGCTGATGCTGCTGGCCGGCTGCGTGCCTGGGCCGGGGGCGAGTGCCGCGACGCCCAGCGCGAGCGCGACGCAGACCCCGACACCGACCCCGACGCCCACACCGACGCTGACTCCCACTCCGACACCGGTCGTCGTCACGGGACCGCTCGATACGCCGTGCTCCGGCCCCAGCACGACGATGTCGGTCTGGGCGCACTACGACGATGACCTGCTCTTCCTGGGCTCACGGATCGGCGATGCCATCCGTGCCGGAGGCTGCGTGCGTACCGTGTTCCTCACCGGCGGCGATGCCGGTCGCGGCATGGACTACGCGAACGGGCGCGAACGGGGCATCATGCGCGCCTACGACGTGATGCGCGGCGCCGCGACGCCGTGGGCCGCGACCGACATCACCCTGGCGACCGGTGCACCCGTCGTGGTCTGGCAGCCGGCGGACGATCCCCGCATCTCGCTGGTCTTCCTGCATCTTCCCGACGGCAACCTCAACGGTCAGGGATTCCCCACCACCGGTGAGGTGAGCCTCGCGAAGCTGGCATCGGACAAGATCCTCACGCTGCCCAACCTGTACGGCAGCGCTCAGCTGAGCTGGTCGCAGATCGTCAGCTCGATCGCCGAGCTGATGACGGACTTCCACCCGACGGCGACGTACACCCATGTACCGGGCGGAGCTCAGAAGTGGGCCAAGGGCGACCACGCCGACCATGCGATCACCGGCGTGATCGGGCGCGCGGCCTGGCAGCAGGCGGGGCTTCCCGCCGAGTCGGTGTCGTACGTCATCGGCTACCAGTCGGCCGGCTACCCGGTCAATGTCACCGGCGAGGAACTCTCCCGCAAGATCGCCGCGTTCCGCTCCTACGCCGCAGACGACAGTGTGGTGGTCGGATGCACCGACGACGCCACCTGCCTCGCGATGCCGCGCTTCGGCCAGTGGCTGCAGCGGCAATACATGCGCAGCGAAGCCGAGCTCTGGGTCGGCTGA